From the Daucus carota subsp. sativus chromosome 8, DH1 v3.0, whole genome shotgun sequence genome, one window contains:
- the LOC108198631 gene encoding GDSL esterase/lipase At1g29670-like, producing MASGFSLWRCMPLIAMFCSLNILILVSCEPKVPCFFIFGDSLMDNGNNNDLDTQAKVNYPPYGVDFTDGPTGRFTNGMNQADFLSQFLGFDNFRPPFARASGSEMVQGVNYASGGSGIRGESGSNLGEVISLDQQLGNHQTTISKIVSLQGNNASYTGEYLKKCIYAVGSGSNDYINNYFMPDFFPETSQYTPEQYADLLIQQYASQIKVLYNSGARKIALFGLGPIGCTPEEIRTFPRNLSGCVDNLNNAVAQFNNRMKPLVDGLNANLSDAHVTYVNISNFSPQIGLLSFPCCETSTTFGKGQCVPNQKPCLVRTLRAFYDGFHPTETGHLLFAGRAYTAITPFDDYPIDIRHLAEL from the exons ATGGCAAGCGGCTTTAGCTTATGGCGTTGCATGCCATTAATAGCAATGTTTTGCAGTCTGAATATACTGATTTTGGTCAGTTGTGAACCGAAAGTACCCTGTTTCTTTATTTTCGGAGACTCGTTGATGGACAATGGCAACAACAATGATCTCGACACTCAGGCAAAGGTTAATTATCCTCCCTATGGCGTCGATTTTACTGACGGACCGACAGGAAGGTTTACCAACGGCATGAACCAAGCAGATTTTCTAA GTCAATTTTTAGGTTTCGATAACTTTAGGCCTCCCTTTGCTAGAGCTAGTGGCTCTGAGATGGTCCAAGGAGTCAATTATGCTTCGGGAGGATCTGGGATTCGTGGCGAAAGTGGCTCAAACTTG GGTGAAGTTATTAGCTTAGACCAGCAATTAGGCAATCACCAAACTACGATTTCAAAAATCGTGAGCCTACAGGGGAATAATGCGAGTTATACTGGAGAGTACTTAAAGAAGTGCATTTACGCAGTTGGGTCGGGGAGTAATGATTATATCAACAACTACTTCATGCCAGATTTCTTCCCAGAAACTAGCCAATATACACCGGAACAGTATGCAGATTTGCTTATACAACAGTATGCCTCACAAATAAAG GTTTTGTACAACTCCGGAGCAAGGAAGATTGCTTTGTTTGGACTTGGACCTATAGGTTGTACACCAGAGGAGATTAGGACCTTCCCAAGAAATCTATCAGGCTGCGTAGACAATCTAAACAACGCGGTGGCTCAGTTCaacaacagaatgaagccactTGTTGATGGCCTTAACGCGAATCTGAGTGATGCACATGTTACCTACGTTAACATATCCAACTTCTCACCACAGATCG GACTTTTGAGCTTTCCATGTTGTGAAACATCCACAACATTTGGTAAGGGACAGTGTGTGCCAAACCAGAAGCCTTGCCTTGTCAGAACCTTGAGAGCTTTCTACGATGGATTTCATCCAACTGAGACAGGACATCTGTTGTTTGCAGGAAGAGCATACACAGCCATAACGCCGTTTGATGATTATCCTATAGACATTCGTCACTTAGCAGAATTATAA
- the LOC108197540 gene encoding floral homeotic protein AGAMOUS isoform X3, with protein sequence MSLTDDQSGEISPQRKSGRGKIEIKRIESTTNRQVTFCKRRNGLLKKAYELSVLCDAEIALIVFSNRGRLYEYANNSVKGTIERYKKTSSDTPNTASVSEANAQYYQQEASKLRRDISKIQQDNRHMMGEALSSLPVKELRNLETKLEKGISKVRSKKNELLFADEVDYMQKRETDLHNNNQYLRAKIADNERAQQQMNLMPGSSTYEVAQPQSFDGRNFIQLNGLEPTNHYSCQDQTPLQLV encoded by the exons ATGTCATTAACTGATGATCAATCGGGCGAAATCTCACCCCAGAGAAAGTCAGGCAGGGGAAAAATTGAGATCAAGCGGATCGAGAGCACGACTAACCGTCAAGTAACTTTCTGTAAGCGTCGGAATGGTCTGCTGAAGAAGGCCTATGAATTATCAGTACTTTGTGATGCTGAAATTGCTCTGATTGTCTTCTCTAATCGTGGCCGCCTCTATGAATATGCTAACAACAG TGTCAAGGGAACTATAGAGAGGTACAAGAAGACCAGCTCCGATACCCCTAATACTGCTTCTGTTTCCGAAGCCAATGCTCAG TATTACCAGCAAGAGGCCTCAAAACTTCGTCGCgatatttcaaaaatacagCAGGACAACAG GCACATGATGGGTGAGGCCTTGAGCTCTCTGCCTGTCAAAGAGCTCAGAAACCTGGAAACTAAACTTGAGAAAGGAATCAGCAAAGTCCGCTCCAAAAAG AATGAGCTATTGTTTGCTGATGAAGTCGATTATATGCAGAAGAGG GAAACTGACTTGCATAACAATAACCAGTACCTTCGAGCAAAG ATAGCTGACAATGAGAGAGCACAGCAGCAGATGAACTTGATGCCGGGGAGTTCAACTTATGAAGTTGCCCAGCCTCAGTCCTTTGATGGTCGCAACTTCATCCAGCTCAACGGTCTTGAACCTACTAATCATTACTCTTGCCAGGACCAGACACCGTTACAACTTGT TTAA
- the LOC108197466 gene encoding GDSL esterase/lipase At5g45670-like has protein sequence MCVEFKKWLIAVCMVTVLCFYSETNAQPQVPCYFIFGDSLVDNGNNNAIASLARANYYPYGVDFPEGPTGRFCNGKTTVDVIAELLGFDDYITPYSQARGQDILRGVNYASAAAGIREETGQQLGGRISFSGQVNNYKNTVSQVVNLLGDEDEAANYLSKCIYSIGLGSNDYLNNYFMPTIYSTSRRYTIQQYADVLLQQYRQQLVTLYNYGARKFALVGLGQIGCSPNELAQNSPDGTTCVQRINLANRIFNNGLRSLVNVLNRNQPDSRFTFINPYGMFQDIIARPAFFGFSNTNSGCCGIGRNNGQITCLPLQSPCANRDEYLFWDAFHPTEAANVIIGRRSYAAESATDAYPYDIRHLAQL, from the exons ATGTGTGTTGAGTTTAAGAAATGGCTGATTGCAGTGTGCATGGTCACTGTGCTATGCTTTTACAGTGAAACTAATGCTCAACCTCAAGTTCCATGTTACTTTATTTTCGGAGATTCTTTGGTGGACAATGGAAATAACAATGCAATTGCGTCGTTGGCTAGAGCTAACTATTATCCTTATGGTGTCGATTTTCCTGAGGGGCCAACAGGAAGGTTTTGTAATGGTAAAACTACGGTTGATGTCATTG CTGAGCTGTTAGGGTTCGATGATTACATCACACCTTATTCACAAGCAAGGGGTCAAGACATACTCAGGGGTGTGAATTACGCGTCTGCAGCTGCTGGAATCAGAGAAGAAACGGGGCAGCAGCTG GGTGGCCGTATTAGTTTCAGTGGGCAAGtaaataattacaaaaacaCTGTATCCCAAGTGGTAAATTTACTCGGAGATGAAGACGAGGCAGCCAATTATCTGAGCAAGTGCATATACTCAATCGGACTGGGCAGCAATGACTATCTTAACAACTATTTTATGCCCACAATTTACTCTACTAGCCGCAGATACACTATTCAACAATATGCAGATGTTCTTCTCCAGCAATATAGGCAACAACTGGTG ACATTGTATAATTATGGAGCAAGAAAATTCGCGTTGGTTGGATTAGGCCAGATCGGGTGTAGCCCGAATGAACTGGCGCAGAACAGCCCTGACGGGACAACATGTGTACAAAGAATAAATCTCGCGAATCGGATCTTCAACAATGGACTTAGATCACTAGTGAATGTTCTCAACCGAAACCAACCTGATTCAAGATTTACTTTTATCAATCCTTACGGGATGTTCCAGGACATAATTGCTCGTCCTGCATTTTTCG GTTTCAGCAATACGAATTCAGGGTGTTGCGGTATAGGAAGAAATAATGGGCAAATTACATGTCTTCCGCTACAAAGTCCGTGTGCTAACAGGGATGAATATTTATTCTGGGATGCTTTTCATCCTACTGAAGCAGCTAATGTGATCATAGGGAGGAGATCATATGCTGCAGAGTCTGCAACCGATGCGTATCCGTACGATATCCGCCATCTAGCTCAGCTCTGA
- the LOC108197540 gene encoding floral homeotic protein AGAMOUS isoform X2 gives MIFFFDSVGTMSLTDDQSGEISPQRKSGRGKIEIKRIESTTNRQVTFCKRRNGLLKKAYELSVLCDAEIALIVFSNRGRLYEYANNSVKGTIERYKKTSSDTPNTASVSEANAQYYQQEASKLRRDISKIQQDNRHMMGEALSSLPVKELRNLETKLEKGISKVRSKKNELLFADEVDYMQKRETDLHNNNQYLRAKIADNERAQQQMNLMPGSSTYEVAQPQSFDGRNFIQLNGLEPTNHYSCQDQTPLQLV, from the exons atgatttttttttttgattcagTTGGAACTATGTCATTAACTGATGATCAATCGGGCGAAATCTCACCCCAGAGAAAGTCAGGCAGGGGAAAAATTGAGATCAAGCGGATCGAGAGCACGACTAACCGTCAAGTAACTTTCTGTAAGCGTCGGAATGGTCTGCTGAAGAAGGCCTATGAATTATCAGTACTTTGTGATGCTGAAATTGCTCTGATTGTCTTCTCTAATCGTGGCCGCCTCTATGAATATGCTAACAACAG TGTCAAGGGAACTATAGAGAGGTACAAGAAGACCAGCTCCGATACCCCTAATACTGCTTCTGTTTCCGAAGCCAATGCTCAG TATTACCAGCAAGAGGCCTCAAAACTTCGTCGCgatatttcaaaaatacagCAGGACAACAG GCACATGATGGGTGAGGCCTTGAGCTCTCTGCCTGTCAAAGAGCTCAGAAACCTGGAAACTAAACTTGAGAAAGGAATCAGCAAAGTCCGCTCCAAAAAG AATGAGCTATTGTTTGCTGATGAAGTCGATTATATGCAGAAGAGG GAAACTGACTTGCATAACAATAACCAGTACCTTCGAGCAAAG ATAGCTGACAATGAGAGAGCACAGCAGCAGATGAACTTGATGCCGGGGAGTTCAACTTATGAAGTTGCCCAGCCTCAGTCCTTTGATGGTCGCAACTTCATCCAGCTCAACGGTCTTGAACCTACTAATCATTACTCTTGCCAGGACCAGACACCGTTACAACTTGT TTAA
- the LOC108197540 gene encoding floral homeotic protein AGAMOUS isoform X1 yields MIFFFDSVGTMSLTDDQSGEISPQRKSGRGKIEIKRIESTTNRQVTFCKRRNGLLKKAYELSVLCDAEIALIVFSNRGRLYEYANNSVKGTIERYKKTSSDTPNTASVSEANAQYYQQEASKLRRDISKIQQDNRHMMGEALSSLPVKELRNLETKLEKGISKVRSKKNELLFADEVDYMQKRETDLHNNNQYLRAKIADNERAQQQMNLMPGSSTYEVAQPQSFDGRNFIQLNGLEPTNHYSCQDQTPLQLV; encoded by the exons atgatttttttttttgattcagTTGGAACTATGTCATTAACTGATGATCAATCGGGCGAAATCTCACCCCAGAGAAAGTCAGGCAGGGGAAAAATTGAGATCAAGCGGATCGAGAGCACGACTAACCGTCAAGTAACTTTCTGTAAGCGTCGGAATGGTCTGCTGAAGAAGGCCTATGAATTATCAGTACTTTGTGATGCTGAAATTGCTCTGATTGTCTTCTCTAATCGTGGCCGCCTCTATGAATATGCTAACAACAG TGTCAAGGGAACTATAGAGAGGTACAAGAAGACCAGCTCCGATACCCCTAATACTGCTTCTGTTTCCGAAGCCAATGCTCAG TATTACCAGCAAGAGGCCTCAAAACTTCGTCGCgatatttcaaaaatacagCAGGACAACAG GCACATGATGGGTGAGGCCTTGAGCTCTCTGCCTGTCAAAGAGCTCAGAAACCTGGAAACTAAACTTGAGAAAGGAATCAGCAAAGTCCGCTCCAAAAAG AATGAGCTATTGTTTGCTGATGAAGTCGATTATATGCAGAAGAGG GAAACTGACTTGCATAACAATAACCAGTACCTTCGAGCAAAG ATAGCTGACAATGAGAGAGCACAGCAGCAGATGAACTTGATGCCGGGGAGTTCAACTTATGAAGTTGCCCAGCCTCAGTCCTTTGATGGTCGCAACTTCATCCAGCTCAACGGTCTTGAACCTACTAATCATTACTCTTGCCAGGACCAGACACCGTTACAACTTGTGTAA
- the LOC108198263 gene encoding GDSL esterase/lipase At1g29670-like — protein sequence MAYAAKLWFLLLLTLFHPWCNSLVDAGTLCQQVPCYFVFGDSLADNGNNNGLKTQAKVNYPPYGVDFKDGPTGRFTNGRNFADIIGELLGLRDFIPPFAASEGRNIMDGVNYASGGCGILPETGRHQGEVISFDQQLINHNRTISRVTAALSGDKKKTADHLNKCIYIAGFGSNDYINNYLMPNLYPNSKIPPDQYAQKLINKYTQQLSTLYNYGARKIAIFGLGPIGCIPQEALSSRPNLLGCVENTNKAVQQFNNRLKPLVDDLNAKHPGAHFTYINVSNFAPRIEGGLIEACFISGVLNKPCCKISEGAGAGQCVPNSAPCPFRSFKPFFDGFHPTETGHILLAGRAYVSASPADAYPYDIRHLASA from the exons ATGGCATATGCAGCTAAGCTATGGTTTTTATTACTACTGACATTGTTTCATCCATGGTGTAACAGCTTAGTTGATGCTGGAACTTTATGCCAGCAAGTTCCTTGTTACTTTGTCTTCGGAGACTCCTTGGCTGACAATGGCAATAACAATGGGCTTAAAACTCAGGCAAAAGTGAATTACCCGCCTTATGGCGTCGATTTCAAAGATGGTCCAACCGGAAGATTTACTAATGGCCGAAATTTTGCTGATATAATTG GTGAACTGCTAGGTCTACGTGATTTCATTCCTCCATTCGCAGCATCAGAAGGCAGGAACATAATGGATGGAGTTAATTATGCATCTGGTGGATGTGGCATTCTTCCTGAAACTGGTCGACATCAG GGTGAGGTGATCAGTTTCGACCAACAGCTAATTAACCACAATAGAACTATTTCTCGTGTCACCGCGGCACTCAGTGGAGATAAGAAGAAAACAGCAGATCATTTGAATAAATGCATTTATATAGCCGGATTCGGGAGCAACGATTACATCAACAACTACTTAATGCCAAATTTATACCCAAACAGCAAAATACCACCTGACCAGTATGCACAAAAGTTGATTAACAAGTATACTCAGCAGTTATCA ACTCTATACAATTATGGAGCAAGGAAGATTGCAATCTTCGGACTTGGACCTATAGGTTGCATTCCTCAAGAGGCTTTATCGAGTAGGCCGAATCTGCTTGGATGTGTAGAAAATACAAATAAAGCAGTCCAGCAGTTCAACAACAGACTCAAACCACTTGTTGATGACCTGAACGCTAAGCACCCCGGTGCACATTTTACCTACATTAACGTCTCCAACTTTGCACCT AGGATTGAAGGGGGGCTAATTGAGGCGTGTTTTATATCAGGTGTTCTTAATAAACCCTGTTGTAAGATATCCGAAGGTGCTGGCGCGGGACAATGTGTTCCAAACAGCGCTCCGTGCCCTTTCAGATCTTTTAAACCGTTCTTCGATGGTTTTCATCCTACAGAGACCGGGCATATATTGCTTGCGGGAAGAGCCTACGTGTCTGCATCACCAGCGGATGCCTACCCTTATGATATCCGGCACTTGGCTAGTGCTTAG